A single Acropora palmata chromosome 5, jaAcrPala1.3, whole genome shotgun sequence DNA region contains:
- the LOC141881507 gene encoding NADH dehydrogenase [ubiquinone] 1 alpha subcomplex subunit 8-like: MAAGVKDITFKDLEAEELPVTSAVLMGGAHHLGQYCDKDFKNFMGCRYGYKDPRKCLDEGKQVTKCALEFFKKLKNECNDVFTKHWTCLDYNNQEFAYCRATQKNFDACVLDKLGLECNQPIHIELHD, from the coding sequence ATGGCTGCAGGAGTTAAGGACATCACATTCAAGGATTTGGAAGCTGAGGAGCTCCCCGTTACCTCGGCGGTATTGATGGGGGGAGCACATCATCTTGGGCAATACTGCGATAAGGATTTTAAGAACTTCATGGGATGTCGTTACGGTTACAAAGATCCTCGTAAGTGTCTGGACGAAGGCAAGCAAGTTACAAAGTGCGCTCTggagtttttcaagaaactaAAGAACGAGTGCAATGATGTTTTTACCAAGCATTGGACTTGTCTTGATTACAACAACCAGGAGTTTGCTTATTGCAGAGCAACTCAGAAGAATTTCGACGCCTGTGTTTTAGACAAGCTGGGCCTGGAATGCAACCAACCCATTCACATTGAGCTTCACGATTAA
- the LOC141881622 gene encoding uncharacterized protein LOC141881622, whose protein sequence is MATTFRLINYKKQGCFLRGTTQLDDKCAPYSYGICSDCLYEAPQYARWSATSVDFPGNATEIPLQLAKNGRRSMPESLLDEPMSSSEHDVNSCNSELFELMTYTQEYRNDLADTIRNMEHGIQASLSLEEERVKEEIHSFFEDLVKAIQAKKQELSREVDKIIKAEKKERQQEIADFALQAHHVIQVVEVNRAKLKDGRRDKLLTKQVHAQLQAVKKHRSHLEEKLNCVSEILFIPSDNDFNVPLGRVMCKKPLEQKYPRRRSMEDLYRRFSTQIDLTRKPGLVFHVIVPPSPLSEKFRPWAVSVSETGNIAVVDRGNNCIHVFNSKGEFLRYIAQPHGSKSRELYDVAFVSRNTFALAEYSPSTRCGSLTEMSISGEHLRVIGNLRGPAHVTSFSSSSNVCQNVIAVYYTNSVHSPDVFVSRDESKVFQPLGKYGLNRPQKGVILEDKLFFSDSNDIGNQGCVKDFHSDGQFSHCFGDQPLWNEESLGHPLRIAADPINCCLLVYQQFGNRMRVSDLTGACVSEFATISGLLDFTLTPLGKLIGTCGKNGEFPNSVVILSYI, encoded by the coding sequence ATGGCCACTACGTTTCGTCTGATTAACTACAAAAAACAAGGCTGTTTCTTACGCGGGACAACTCAATTGGATGACAAATGTGCTCCGTATTCATATGGAATATGCAGTGATTGTCTGTACGAAGCGCCCCAATATGCCAGGTGGTCGGCAACCTCCGTTGATTTCCCGGGGAATGCAACTGAGATCCCGTTGCAACTAGCAAAGAATGGCAGACGCAGTATGCCTGAATCCCTTCTCGATGAGCCGATGTCGTCGAGTGAACACGACGTAAACTCCTGCAATTCAGAGCTCTTCGAATTAATGACATACACGCAAGAATATCGCAACGACTTGGCAGACACAATCAGAAATATGGAACACGGCATTCAAGCGTCGTTATCTTTAGAAGAGGAGCGAGTCAAAGAAGAAATACACAGCTTCTTCGAAGACCTAGTGAAAGCCATTCAAGCGAAAAAACAAGAGCTCTCTCGTGAAGTAGACAAAATCATTAAAGCGGAGAAGAAAGAGCGACAACAGGAAATTGCAGATTTTGCGTTGCAGGCGCATCATGTCATTCAGGTTGTAGAGGTGAACCGCGCCAAGTTGAAAGATGGCAGACGCGATAAGTTGTTAACGAAACAAGTGCACGCGCAGCTACAAGCTGTTAAAAAACACAGGAGCCATCTCGAGGAAAAATTGAACTGTGTGagtgaaattttatttattcccAGCGACAACGACTTCAATGTTCCCCTCGGAAGAGTAATGTGTAAGAAACctctggaacaaaaatatCCTCGCCGCCGAAGCATGGAAGATCTTTATCGTCGTTTTTCGACTCAAATTGATTTGACGAGAAAACCGGGCCTTGTCTTTCACGTAATTGTGCCACCCAGCCCTCTATCAGAGAAGTTTCGCCCATGGGCGGTGTCTGTCAGCGAGACGGGAAACATAGCTGTGGTTGACCGAGGAAATAACTGCATTCACGTTTTTAACTCTAAAGGAGAGTTTTTGCGCTACATAGCTCAACCGCACGGAAGCAAATCCCGCGAGTTATATGACGTGGCTTTTGTGTCACGCAACACTTTCGCCTTGGCTGAATATTCTCCGTCAACCAGATGTGGATCTCTGACTGAAATGAGTATTTCCGGCGAGCACCTGCGCGTGATTGGCAACCTCAGAGGTCCTGCCCACGTGACGTCGTTCTCCTCAAGTTCAAATGTATGCCAAAACGTCATCGCAGTGTATTACACAAATAGCGTCCATTCTCCTGATGTATTCGTTTCAAGGGATGAATCTAAAGTCTTCCAACCCCTGGGTAAATACGGACTGAATCGCCCTCAGAAAGGTGTGATTTTGGAGgataaacttttcttttccgaTAGCAACGATATCGGAAATCAAGGTTGCGTGAAAGATTTCCATTCCGACGGTCAGTTCTCTCACTGTTTTGGAGACCAACCACTTTGGAACGAGGAAAGCCTAGGTCATCCTCTGCGCATTGCCGCTGATCCAATAAATTGCTGTCTGCTAGTGTACCAACAGTTCGGCAACAGAATGAGAGTCTCTGATCTCACCGGTGCATGCGTTTCGGAGTTTGCCACTATATCTGGTCTTCTCGACTTCACCTTAACACCTCTAGGAAAACTCATCGGAACGTGTGGCAAAAACGGTGAATTTCCGAACTCTGTTGTCATTTTATCTTACATatag
- the LOC141881506 gene encoding solute carrier family 49 member 4-like, with product MADGLLSASQSFHSKNREALDTVTDSCAVYHRRWYILAVFSLIAGVQAAAWNTWGPITGSAEDVFGWSDGTIALLENWGPIAYIISFLLFSWLMDVKGLRISVLITVALMFLGTGLRCITFRPEPATWLIHVGQFLNDLAAPVAMGGPPLVSSTWFPPHQRATATAISSLMSYVGISVSFGIGPFVLNPSEVADPPNSTEKSLVEVKNVSNKLPKEIPWNEAIIIARHHIMVYMYVEFAIVAFLFLCVLVYFPAKPPKPPSFSAAKRKIDYIEGGKRLMKNCQFWNLNILYGATTGVFSGWGGVLAVNLLSFNLKQDTAGWIGFYANIAGCIFGFIMARFADVFTGRMKLFLVFLFFGSTASFLWFSLLCQGIISFSKVWLYISAVLGGCFINGSIPLFYELTIETTYPIAEGIPMAVITTSNHVACLLFLAALMIPGIGTMWMNWCMVGICGGCIPLLLLFRERYTRLELDAINRQARGSRKQINADHESTPLILSQERHKNGDDVSLPNGTHFSNTEV from the exons ATGGCGGATGGATTACTGTCGGCCAGTCAAAGTTTCCATTCGAAAAATAGAGAGGCCCTTGACACTGTCACTGACTCTTGTGCTGTGTATCACAGAAGATGGTATATTTTAGCCGTGTTTTCTCTAATAGCTGGTGTACAAGCGGCCGCGTGGAATACTTGGGGTCCAATAACGGGATCCGCAGAGGATGTTTTTGGTTGGAGCGATGGAACTATAGCCTTACTTGAAAACTGGGGACCCATTGCTTACATCATCTCATTTCTACTCTTTTCTTGGCTAATGGATGTGAAAG GGTTAAGAATCTCAGTGCTTATAACAGTTGCATTGATGTTCTTGGGAACTGGGTTGCGCTGTATCACATTCAGACCAGAACCTGCAACATG GCTAATCCATGTAGGTCAATTTCTTAATGACCTGGCAGCCCCTGTTGCAATGGGAGGACCTCCTCTTGTGTCATCTACCTGGTTTCCACCTCATCAAAGAGCTACAGCAACTGCAATCTCTTCATTGATGAGTTATGTTGGGATATCGGTTTCCTTTGGCATTGGTCCTTTTGTATTAAATCCCTCTGAAGTTGCTGATCCACCTAATTCAACTGAAAAGAGCCTCGTTGAGGTCAAAAATGTCTCAAACa AACTACCTAAAGAGATACCTTGGAATGAAGCCATAATCATAGCGAGGCATCATATTATGGTGTACATGTATGTTG AGTTTGCAATCGTCGCATTTTTGTTCCTGTGTGTGTTGGTGTACTTCCCAGCCAAACCTCCCAAGCCACCAAGCTTTTCTGctgcaaagagaaaaattgattacATTGAAGGCGGAAAGAGGCTTATGAA AAACTGTCAGTTTTGGAATTTGAATATTCTGTATGGTGCAACGACAG GTGTTTTCAGCGGATGGGGCGGTGTTCTCGCGGTCAATTTACTCTCCTTCAATTTGAAACAA GATACGGCGGGCTGGATTGGTTTCTACGCGAATATCGCAGGCTGTATCTTTGGGTTCATAATGGCAAG GTTTGCAGATGTTTTCACGGGTCGCATGAAGTTGTTCCTcgtatttcttttcttcggATCCACTGcttcttttctttggttttctcttttatgTCAGggaattatttctttttcgaaAG tGTGGCTGTACATCTCGGCCGTGTTAGGAGGTTGTTTTATCAACGGTTCGATCCCTCTCTTCTATGAACTCACCATCGAAACAACTTATCCCATTGCTGAGGGGATTCCCATGGCTGTGATAACGACATCTAACCACGTGGCCTGTTTGTTGTTTCTAGCAGCTCTGATGATCCCTGGGATAG GCACTATGTGGATGAATTGGTGTATGGTTGGAATCTGTGGCGGTTGCATTCCGCTGTTACTGCTTTTCAGAGAGAGATACACTCGTTTAGAGCTGGATGCCATCAACAGGCAAGCCAGGGGATccagaaaacaaattaatgctGATCATGAATCAACGCCTTTGATATTGTCTCAGGAGCGGCACAAAAATGGCGACGATGTTTCGTTGCCGAATGGGACGCATTTCAGTAATACCGAAGTCTAG
- the LOC141881624 gene encoding uncharacterized protein LOC141881624 has translation MRGEIRRSREIGTIVQKIQCKSKKCGKENFDDCIMTSSSFHEQRKIFDPRARWRKMSMQGLYDGDELRQKNTRKQAHLKSDINYNWEKIMQNDGGCKLTLRRKEHNAASRLLGCAFRGNKLEWTRKRKTKRKKHDFQIPTIVITEVL, from the exons ATGAGAGGCGAAATAAGACGAAGCAGGGAAATTGGAACGATTGTCCAG AAAATTCAGTGCAAGTCGAAAAAGTGTGGAAAAGAGAATTTTGATGATTGCATCATGACATCAAGTAGTTTCCATGAGCAACGAAAGATCTTTGATCCGCGTGCAAGATGGAGGAAAATG AGTATGCAAGGCCTGTATGATGGAGACGAACTACGCCAAAAGAACACAAGAAAACAG GCTCACCTCAAAAGCGACATAAACTACAACTGGGagaaaattatgcaaaacGATGGTGGATGCAAGCTAACGCTGCGAAGAAAAGAACACAACGCGGCCTCGCGTTTGCTTGGGTGTGCTTTTCGCGGCAACAAGTTAGAATGG ACGCGGAAAAGAAAgacgaaaagaaagaaacacgACTTTCAAATTCCAACCATAGTCATTACCGAAGTCCTCTGA